A section of the Malania oleifera isolate guangnan ecotype guangnan chromosome 2, ASM2987363v1, whole genome shotgun sequence genome encodes:
- the LOC131148714 gene encoding pentatricopeptide repeat-containing protein At5g27110, which yields MDTAKLLSFLKTCVNSKLLKQGKLVHQKILSLGLQNNIALCKNLITLYLSCHLYDSAKLVFQTFENPLDISLWNGLMAAYTKNFMFIEALELFERLLRFPFLKPDCYTYPSVLKACAGLGRVGYGKRVHTCVIKTGFGSDVVVASSIVGMYAKCGVFENAIQLFGEMPQRDVACWNTVISCYYQDGQCEKALKVFEEMKGLGFEPDSVTLTTTISSCARLLDLERGREIHEDLMRNGFVLDGYVSSALVDMYGKCGWLDMAREVFEQIPRKSVVSWNSIIAGFSLRGDSKSCFELFQRMNKEGAKPTLTTLSSLLMACSRSVELQSGKFIHGYILRNRIEADIFVNSSLIDLYFKSGSIRSAEIIFEKMSKVNVVSWNVMISGYVTVGHYFEALKTFSNMRETGVEPDAISFTSVLPACSQLAALEQGKEIHKCITESNFESNEVVMGALLDMYAKCGAVDEALCVFNQLPERDFVSWTSMITAYGYHGQAFEALQLFHNMQQSGAKPDRVTFLALMSACSHAGLFNEGCYYFNLMSTEYGIKPTIEHYSCLMDLLGRAGRLHEAYGIIQKNPSIKDDVGLLSTLFSACLLHGKLELGEEIARLLIEKDPDDPSTYIILSNLYASAKKWDDVRKVRLKLKELKLKKNPGCSWVEVDKGIQPFFVEDNSHPHADMVYECLEILASHMEKDE from the coding sequence ATGGACACCGCGAAGCTGTTATCTTTCTTGAAAACCTGCGTTAACTCAAAGTTATTGAAGCAGGGTAAGCTTGTACACCAGAAAATTCTGTCTCTAGGCTTGCAAAACAACATTGCTTTGTGCAAGAACCTCATCACCCTATACTTGTCTTGCCATTTGTATGATTCTGCCAAGTTAGTCTTTCAAACCTTTGAGAACCCATTAGACATCTCTTTGTGGAATGGCCTCATGGCAGCGTACACCAAGAACTTTATGTTCATTGAAGCTCTTGAGCTGTTTGAGAGGTTGCTGCGCTTCCCTTTTCTGAAACCCGACTGTTACACTTACCCAAGTGTTCTAAAGGCTTGTGCTGGATTGGGCAGGGTTGGGTATGGGAAGAGGGTCCACACTTGCGTTATTAAAACAGGATTTGGATCAGATGTTGTCGTTGCCAGCTCCATCGTGGGCATGTACGCGAAGTGTGGTGTATTCGAGAATGCAATACAGCTGTTTGGTGAAATGCCCCAAAGAGATGTGGCGTGTTGGAATACTGTTATTTCTTGTTATTATCAGGACGGGCAATGTGAGAAAGCATTGAAAGTATTTGAAGAAAtgaagggtttggggtttgagcCCGATTCAGTGACACTGACGACTACTATCTCTTCGTGTGCGAGACTTTTGGATTTGGAAAGAGGGAGGGAGATTCATGAGGATTTAATGAGAAATGGGTTTGTTTTGGATGGTTATGTTAGCTCCGCTCTCGTGGACATGTATGGAAAATGCGGCTGGTTAGACATGGCTAGAGAGGTTTTTGAGCAAATCCCAAGAAAGAGTGTGGTTTCTTGGAATTCCATCATTGCAGGATTCAGCCTAAGAGGTGACAGTAAGTCATGCTTTGAACTTTTTCAGAGGATGAATAAAGAAGGAGCTAAACCAACATTAACTACTTTAAGCAGCTTGTTAATGGCTTGTTCTAGATCAGTGGAACTGCAAAGTGGAAAATTCATTCATGGATATATATTAAGAAACAGAATAGAAGCCGATATCTTTGTTAATAGCTCACTTATTGATCTATATTTCAAAAGTGGAAGCATCAGGTCAGCTGAgatcatttttgaaaaaatgtcTAAGGTTAATGTAGTTTCTTGGAATGTAATGATTTCTGGATATGTGACTGTAGGCCATTATTTTGAGGCTCTTAAAACCTTTAGCAACATGAGAGAAACTGGCGTAGAACCAGATGCCATATCATTCACCAGTGTCTTGCCAGCCTGTTCACAGTTAGCAGCCTTAGAACAGGGTAAGGAGATCCATAAGTGTATCACTGAAAGTAACTTTGAATCCAATGAAGTAGTTATGGGTGCTCTCCTTGACATGTATGCTAAATGTGGTGCTGTGGATGAAGCACTTTGTGTTTTTAATCAACTCCCAGAGAGGGACTTTGTCTCATGGACTTCAATGATCACAGCTTATGGGTATCATGGTCAAGCTTTTGAAGCTTTGCAGCTTTTTCATAATATGCAGCAGTCTGGTGCAAAACCAGATCGAGTTACATTCCTTGCATTAATGTCTGCATGCAGCCATGCAGGATTGTTTAATGAAGGGTGTTATTATTTCAATCTAATGAGCACTGAATATGGCATTAAACCCACAATTGAACACTACTCATGCTTGATGGATCTTCTTGGGCGTGCAGGGAGATTACATGAAGCTTACGGGATTATACAAAAAAACCCAAGCATAAAAGATGACGTTGGGTTGTTAAGCACACTATTTTCTGCATGCCTATTGCATGGGAAATTAGAACTGGGCGAGGAAATTGCAAGATTGCTAATCGAGAAAGATCCTGATGATCCATCAACATATATAATTTTATCGAACTTGTATGCTTCAGCCAAGAAATGGGATGATGTACGCAAGGTGAGATTAAAGTTGAAAGAACTTAAACTAAAGAAGAATCCTGGGTGTAGCTGGGTTGAAGTTGACAAGGGGATCCAACCCTTCTTTGTGGAAGATAATTCGCATCCACATGCAGACATGGTATATGAATGTTTGGAAATTCTTGCCAGTCATATGGAAAAGGATGAATAG